Proteins from a single region of Streptomyces spectabilis:
- a CDS encoding LysR family transcriptional regulator codes for MELEVRHLRALCAIADSGSLHKAARQLGMSQPSLTTQLRRIEHAVGGQLFTRERTGCRPTPLGRTVLSRARPLVIEMRALVTEARAAAARSADGQPRLRIGSTASRAIPGWLRRLRASLPGTETSLQMDVSANALLRDVADGRLDVAFVHEVEGSPLRFPDGLDHRVLIDREPQFVSLAADHPAAHEPVVSLTDLADDRWMVDPTVDGEWDGLRRMLRSAGLNPRVLHGDYLTAATLVATGEVVTVCQPTSVARPDMAVRPLRGDPLGVRLYVAARTETELNAVYGELEAAYWEAAAEAPAYQDWLLGTRGAGPPATRPPACPPPRAVPPPGDLGPHSARDLRPTPL; via the coding sequence ATGGAGCTCGAGGTCAGGCACCTCCGCGCACTCTGCGCCATCGCTGACAGCGGCAGCCTGCACAAGGCCGCCCGCCAACTCGGCATGAGCCAGCCCTCGTTGACCACCCAACTGCGCCGCATCGAACACGCGGTGGGCGGCCAGCTCTTCACCCGCGAGCGCACCGGCTGCCGCCCGACCCCGCTCGGCCGCACCGTCCTGAGCCGCGCCCGCCCGCTCGTCATCGAGATGCGGGCCCTGGTCACCGAGGCCCGCGCGGCCGCCGCCCGCTCCGCCGACGGCCAGCCGCGCCTGCGCATCGGCTCCACGGCGAGCCGCGCCATACCGGGCTGGCTGCGCAGGCTCCGCGCCAGCCTGCCCGGCACCGAGACCTCGCTCCAGATGGACGTATCGGCGAACGCGCTGCTCCGCGACGTCGCCGACGGCCGCCTCGACGTCGCGTTCGTGCACGAGGTGGAGGGCAGCCCGCTCAGATTCCCCGACGGGCTCGACCACCGCGTCCTCATCGACCGCGAGCCGCAGTTCGTCTCGCTCGCCGCCGACCACCCCGCCGCCCACGAGCCCGTCGTCAGCCTCACCGACCTCGCCGACGACCGCTGGATGGTCGACCCGACCGTGGACGGCGAGTGGGACGGCCTGCGGCGGATGCTGAGATCCGCCGGGCTCAACCCCCGCGTGCTGCACGGCGACTACCTCACCGCCGCCACGCTCGTGGCCACCGGCGAGGTCGTCACCGTCTGCCAGCCCACCTCGGTGGCGAGACCCGACATGGCGGTCAGACCCCTGCGCGGCGACCCCCTGGGCGTCCGCCTGTACGTGGCGGCCCGTACGGAGACGGAGCTGAACGCCGTGTACGGCGAGCTGGAGGCCGCGTACTGGGAGGCCGCCGCGGAGGCCCCCGCCTACCAGGACTGGCTGCTCGGCACCCGCGGGGCCGGGCCCCCCGCGACCCGTCCCCCCGCGTGTCCGCCGCCCCGCGCGGTTCCCCCGCCCGGGGACCTTGGCCCCCACTCAGCTCGGGACCTTCGGCCAACCCCTCTCTGA
- the snpA gene encoding snapalysin, with product MHKRYVSVAAALGLAVAALGTSSVASAATSADSAKSTKATVSAARYAGSAEEAAANKAFFEAVVKAVAEKRAANPGVKAVTVTYSTQRAPSFRQQIATSTSIWNAAVSNVKLQEGTSGTSFEYREGNDPRGSYASTNGHGRGYIFLDYRQNQQYNSTRVTAHETGHVLGLPDNYRGPCSELMSGGGPGTSCQNAQPNAAERARVNQLWANGLAKAMKQVEAAK from the coding sequence ATGCACAAGCGTTATGTGTCCGTCGCCGCCGCACTCGGACTCGCGGTCGCCGCGCTCGGTACCTCCTCCGTCGCCTCGGCCGCCACGTCGGCCGACTCGGCCAAGTCCACCAAGGCCACCGTATCGGCCGCCCGGTACGCGGGCTCCGCCGAAGAGGCGGCCGCCAACAAGGCGTTCTTCGAGGCCGTCGTCAAGGCGGTCGCCGAGAAGCGTGCCGCGAACCCCGGCGTCAAGGCCGTCACGGTGACCTACAGCACCCAGCGCGCCCCGTCGTTCCGGCAGCAGATCGCCACGAGCACCTCCATATGGAACGCGGCCGTCTCCAACGTCAAGCTCCAGGAGGGTACGAGCGGCACGAGCTTCGAGTACCGCGAGGGCAACGACCCGCGCGGCTCGTACGCGAGCACCAACGGCCACGGTCGCGGCTACATCTTCCTCGACTACCGGCAGAACCAGCAGTACAACTCCACCCGCGTGACCGCCCACGAGACCGGGCACGTGCTCGGCCTCCCCGACAACTACCGCGGCCCGTGCTCGGAGCTCATGTCCGGCGGCGGCCCCGGCACGTCCTGCCAGAACGCCCAGCCCAACGCGGCCGAGCGCGCCCGGGTCAACCAGCTCTGGGCCAACGGCCTGGCCAAGGCCATGAAGCAGGTCGAGGCAGCCAAGTAG
- a CDS encoding FUSC family protein produces the protein MRRRAPLASLAPPDWLVRSLRPQPAPVPWAAVARAAVAIALPLAIGTAVGHPAYGALASMGALSGVIGDTADAYRMRILNIAVPQLFGALGVTLGSLAHGHGWAAVAAVTVIALVSGMMSTIGAVASVSGLLLLLNAVIGAGLPLPGAWWLAPALMTGGGLLVLVLALLAWPLRSGVPERAAVAAAYRKVAALLEAAGTEHTGEDAYDEARAAVTAQLNQAYDLVLARRARDHGRSPDLVRLIAVLNAITPVVEAAPVAHQYGEELPPELPEAARGLAAAIARGPDDEPVALGLPAELPEAYGAAARAVHQALRHAADTLADPDPLTAVHADDRLGRPAALRVRARRATRNVMLSGASWRYGLRLALCIGIAQSLVSLIDVPRSYWVALTVTFVLKPDFGSVFSRAVMRALGTAAGLVVAAAVLSAVDRGWWDVPVVLVLATLIPALTPRGYGYQTAAITPVILLLSDVLNHQGFGLVLPRLLDSLIGCAIALVAGYLLWPESWHTRIGDRLADAVADTAEYVECAFGQDGSGGDPAARARMRRRLYRDLSDIRTEFQRALTEPPPMGARAAAWWPLVVAVERIADATTAARVRIRHGASAPEGAEAGEVVRQLRELAAALREVEVLVPVPVEFTGPKDSVLEPLRQEVAAARAIASPRP, from the coding sequence ATGCGCCGCCGAGCCCCACTGGCCTCACTCGCCCCACCGGACTGGCTCGTCAGGTCGCTCAGGCCGCAGCCGGCCCCCGTCCCCTGGGCGGCGGTCGCCCGTGCCGCCGTCGCCATAGCGCTGCCCCTGGCGATCGGCACGGCGGTGGGCCACCCCGCCTACGGCGCGCTCGCCAGCATGGGCGCCCTGTCCGGCGTCATCGGCGACACCGCCGACGCGTACCGGATGCGGATCCTGAACATCGCCGTGCCGCAGCTCTTCGGCGCCCTCGGCGTCACGCTGGGCTCGCTCGCGCACGGCCACGGCTGGGCCGCCGTCGCCGCGGTGACCGTCATCGCCCTGGTCTCCGGGATGATGTCGACGATCGGCGCCGTCGCCTCCGTGTCGGGGCTCCTGCTGCTGCTCAACGCGGTGATCGGCGCGGGTCTGCCGCTCCCCGGCGCGTGGTGGCTCGCCCCCGCCCTGATGACCGGCGGCGGTCTGCTCGTCCTCGTGCTCGCGCTGCTCGCCTGGCCCCTGCGGTCCGGCGTGCCCGAGCGGGCCGCCGTCGCGGCCGCGTACCGGAAGGTGGCCGCGCTCCTGGAGGCGGCGGGCACCGAGCACACCGGTGAGGACGCCTACGACGAGGCCCGCGCCGCCGTGACCGCCCAGCTCAACCAGGCCTACGACCTCGTCCTCGCCCGCCGCGCCCGCGACCACGGCCGCAGCCCCGACCTGGTGCGGCTCATCGCCGTCCTGAACGCCATCACCCCGGTCGTCGAGGCCGCGCCCGTCGCCCACCAGTACGGCGAGGAGCTGCCGCCCGAACTCCCGGAGGCGGCCCGCGGCCTTGCCGCCGCCATCGCGCGCGGCCCCGACGACGAGCCGGTCGCCCTCGGTCTGCCCGCGGAGCTGCCGGAGGCGTACGGGGCCGCCGCCCGCGCCGTCCACCAGGCGCTGCGGCACGCCGCCGACACCCTCGCCGACCCCGACCCGCTCACCGCCGTGCACGCCGACGACCGCCTCGGACGGCCCGCCGCGCTGCGCGTACGGGCCCGGCGCGCGACCCGCAACGTCATGCTCTCCGGGGCCTCCTGGCGCTACGGCCTGCGGCTCGCGCTGTGCATCGGCATCGCGCAGTCCCTCGTCTCCCTCATCGACGTGCCGCGCTCGTACTGGGTGGCGCTCACCGTCACCTTCGTCCTGAAACCGGACTTCGGCTCGGTGTTCTCGCGCGCGGTGATGCGGGCCCTGGGGACGGCGGCGGGGCTCGTGGTGGCCGCCGCCGTGCTCTCCGCCGTCGACCGGGGCTGGTGGGACGTGCCCGTGGTGCTCGTCCTCGCCACGCTCATCCCCGCGCTCACCCCGCGCGGGTACGGCTACCAGACCGCCGCCATCACCCCGGTGATCCTGCTCCTGTCGGACGTCCTCAACCACCAGGGCTTCGGGCTCGTGCTGCCCCGCCTGCTCGACAGCCTCATCGGCTGCGCCATCGCGCTCGTCGCGGGCTATCTGCTGTGGCCGGAGAGCTGGCACACCCGGATCGGGGACCGGCTCGCGGACGCGGTCGCCGACACGGCGGAGTACGTGGAGTGCGCGTTCGGCCAGGACGGCAGCGGCGGCGATCCCGCCGCGCGGGCCCGGATGCGGCGGCGGCTCTACCGCGATCTGTCCGACATCCGTACGGAGTTCCAGCGGGCCCTTACCGAACCGCCGCCCATGGGCGCGCGGGCCGCCGCGTGGTGGCCGCTGGTGGTGGCCGTGGAGCGGATCGCCGACGCGACCACGGCGGCACGGGTGCGGATACGGCACGGAGCCTCCGCCCCCGAGGGGGCGGAGGCCGGGGAAGTCGTGCGGCAGCTGCGCGAACTGGCCGCCGCGCTGCGGGAGGTGGAGGTGCTCGTCCCGGTGCCGGTGGAGTTCACGGGGCCCAAGGACAGCGTCCTGGAACCCCTCCGCCAGGAGGTGGCCGCGGCGCGCGCCATCGCGTCACCGCGGCCCTAG
- a CDS encoding endonuclease/exonuclease/phosphatase family protein has product MEHATAPPTAPEDAFPADVPVRRPGRWRLAAWTAGLLLAGVSAVLGCRAADTDAFTPVPQVLAFLPWLLAPAALALLLAAYGRWRVGLVWAVAVLGGLAWFMEPYGKVAEPDGPPLADLRVLASNVEFGRGAPGLVKAVREHEPDLVFVSECDRACQDTLREELPDSAYPYRVAAGGNGADGSVILANVPLKRAAGVRGTLGMPGAVADVKGVAVRLQLAHPMPPTPGDVDRWRAELGSLRAYAAAGDGRPTILAGDFNATQDHAAFRHILDTGLRDGARVAGASRTPTWPTALPRPFGAQIDHVLTTPDFAAHEARFLTIGNTDHRAVLLDLTLHRG; this is encoded by the coding sequence TTGGAGCACGCGACGGCACCGCCCACCGCCCCTGAGGACGCGTTCCCCGCCGATGTCCCCGTGCGGCGGCCGGGCAGGTGGCGCCTCGCCGCCTGGACCGCGGGCCTGCTGCTCGCCGGGGTGAGCGCCGTGCTCGGCTGCCGCGCCGCCGACACCGACGCGTTCACACCCGTGCCGCAGGTCCTCGCCTTCCTGCCGTGGCTTCTGGCGCCCGCCGCGCTCGCGCTGCTGCTCGCCGCGTACGGGCGCTGGCGCGTCGGGCTCGTCTGGGCGGTGGCCGTGCTCGGCGGGCTCGCCTGGTTCATGGAGCCGTACGGGAAGGTGGCGGAGCCGGACGGGCCGCCCCTGGCCGACCTGCGCGTCCTCGCCTCCAACGTCGAATTCGGGCGCGGGGCGCCCGGCCTGGTCAAGGCCGTGCGCGAGCACGAGCCGGACCTCGTCTTCGTGTCCGAGTGCGACCGCGCGTGCCAGGACACGCTGCGCGAGGAGCTGCCGGACTCGGCGTACCCCTACCGGGTGGCGGCCGGGGGGAACGGGGCCGACGGCTCTGTCATCCTCGCCAACGTGCCGCTGAAGCGGGCCGCCGGGGTGCGCGGGACGCTCGGCATGCCCGGGGCCGTCGCCGACGTCAAGGGCGTCGCCGTGCGGCTCCAGCTCGCCCACCCCATGCCGCCCACGCCCGGCGACGTCGACCGCTGGCGCGCGGAGCTGGGCTCCCTGCGGGCGTACGCCGCGGCGGGGGACGGGCGGCCCACCATCCTGGCCGGGGACTTCAACGCCACGCAGGACCACGCGGCGTTCCGGCACATCCTCGACACGGGCCTGCGCGACGGCGCGCGCGTCGCCGGGGCCTCCCGGACACCCACCTGGCCCACGGCGCTGCCCCGGCCCTTCGGCGCGCAGATCGACCACGTCCTGACGACGCCGGACTTCGCCGCGCACGAGGCGCGCTTCCTCACCATCGGCAACACCGACCACCGCGCGGTGCTGCTGGACCTGACCCTGCACCGAGGCTGA
- a CDS encoding ABC transporter permease produces the protein MSTVTTVEAQDLAPVRTESLAELLISKERPRRPSALSTSLTFGWRAVLKIKHVPEQLFDVTAFPIMMVLMYTYLFGGALAGSPREYIQYLLPGILVMSVVMITMYTGVSVNTDIEKGVFDRFRSLPIWRPSAMVGYLLGDVLRYAMASAVMLSVGLILGFRPDNTVGVLLGVLLLLVFSFAFSWVWTMFGLLLRTEKSVMGVSMMVLFPLTFLSDIFVKPETMPGWLQAFVNNNPVTHVASAVRGLMAGDWPGTEIAWSLGWAALLVAVFGPVTMRLYNRK, from the coding sequence ATGAGCACCGTGACCACCGTCGAGGCGCAGGACCTCGCGCCCGTCCGCACCGAGTCCCTCGCCGAACTGCTCATCTCCAAGGAGCGGCCGCGCCGCCCCAGCGCCCTGTCGACGTCCCTGACCTTCGGCTGGCGGGCCGTCCTGAAGATCAAGCACGTGCCGGAGCAGCTGTTCGACGTGACGGCGTTCCCGATCATGATGGTGCTGATGTACACGTACCTCTTCGGGGGCGCGCTCGCCGGGTCGCCGCGCGAGTACATCCAGTACCTGCTGCCCGGCATCCTCGTGATGTCCGTCGTCATGATCACGATGTACACGGGCGTCTCGGTCAACACCGACATCGAGAAGGGCGTCTTCGACCGCTTCCGCTCGCTGCCGATCTGGCGGCCCTCGGCGATGGTCGGCTATCTCCTCGGCGACGTCCTGCGCTACGCCATGGCGTCCGCCGTGATGCTGAGCGTCGGCCTGATCCTCGGCTTCCGACCGGACAACACGGTCGGCGTGCTGCTCGGGGTGCTGCTCCTGCTCGTGTTCTCCTTCGCCTTCTCCTGGGTGTGGACGATGTTCGGCCTGCTGCTGCGCACCGAGAAGTCCGTGATGGGCGTGAGCATGATGGTGCTGTTCCCGCTGACGTTCCTCTCGGACATCTTCGTGAAGCCCGAGACGATGCCCGGCTGGCTCCAGGCCTTCGTCAACAACAACCCCGTCACCCATGTCGCCTCCGCCGTGCGCGGCCTGATGGCCGGTGACTGGCCGGGCACCGAGATCGCGTGGAGCCTGGGCTGGGCCGCCCTCCTCGTGGCGGTCTTCGGCCCGGTGACGATGCGCCTCTACAACCGCAAGTAG
- a CDS encoding ATP-binding cassette domain-containing protein produces the protein MTSTQPGRGPGPDGLAIETAGLVKTFGENRAVDGVDLAVPAGTVYGLLGPNGAGKTTTVKMLATLLRPDGGEAHVFGHDVVREADAVRTRVSLTGQYASVDEDLTGTENLVLLARLTGHGKKASYARAEQLLAAFGLAEAAGRQVKNYSGGMRRRIDIAASILNTPDLLFLDEPTTGLDPRSRNQVWDIVRAVVAQGTTVLLTTQYLDEADQLAARIAVIDKGRVIAEGTKGELKASVGAGSVHVRLRDAAQRAEAAQLLEHALAAQVQLEPDPVALTARVGDGGRHAEEAAAEKASRALAGLARAGIVVDNFSLGQPSLDEVFLALTDQPLDHHRQNGTQQDRTQQDRKEAEAAL, from the coding sequence ATGACCAGCACACAGCCGGGACGGGGCCCGGGACCGGACGGCCTCGCCATCGAGACCGCGGGCCTGGTGAAGACGTTCGGCGAGAACCGCGCGGTCGACGGCGTCGACCTGGCCGTCCCCGCGGGCACCGTCTACGGCCTGCTCGGGCCGAACGGCGCGGGCAAGACGACGACCGTGAAGATGCTCGCCACGCTGCTGCGCCCGGACGGCGGCGAGGCGCACGTCTTCGGCCACGACGTGGTCCGCGAGGCCGACGCCGTCCGCACCCGCGTCAGCCTCACCGGCCAGTACGCGTCGGTGGACGAGGACCTCACCGGCACCGAGAACCTGGTGCTGCTCGCCCGGCTCACGGGCCACGGCAAGAAGGCCTCGTACGCGCGCGCCGAGCAGCTCCTCGCCGCGTTCGGCCTGGCCGAGGCCGCCGGGCGGCAGGTGAAGAACTACTCGGGCGGCATGCGGCGCCGCATCGACATCGCCGCGTCCATCCTGAACACGCCCGACCTGCTCTTCCTCGACGAGCCGACCACCGGGCTCGACCCGCGCAGCCGCAACCAGGTCTGGGACATCGTGCGCGCCGTCGTCGCGCAGGGCACCACGGTCCTGCTGACCACGCAGTATCTGGACGAGGCCGACCAGCTGGCGGCCCGCATCGCCGTCATCGACAAGGGCCGGGTCATCGCCGAGGGCACCAAGGGCGAGCTGAAGGCGTCCGTCGGCGCGGGCTCCGTGCACGTCCGCCTTCGGGACGCGGCCCAGCGCGCGGAGGCCGCCCAGCTGCTCGAACACGCCCTGGCCGCGCAGGTGCAGCTGGAGCCGGACCCGGTGGCGCTCACCGCCCGGGTCGGCGACGGCGGGCGCCACGCCGAGGAGGCCGCCGCCGAGAAGGCCTCGCGGGCGCTCGCCGGACTCGCCCGCGCGGGCATCGTCGTCGACAACTTCTCCCTGGGCCAGCCCAGCCTCGACGAGGTGTTCCTGGCCCTCACCGACCAGCCCCTCGACCACCACCGGCAGAACGGCACGCAACAGGACCGCACGCAGCAGGACCGCAAGGAAGCCGAGGCCGCGCTATGA
- a CDS encoding SGNH/GDSL hydrolase family protein encodes MSSRTRRSVVAATALALVAGLSTAGASASTDGGTQWNAAWAASPQRPSTGFTPNWSEAGFDHHTLRQVVRVTQGGDRARIRLSNAYGASPLRVEGATVARTQGTKGAAVEKGTLRRLTFGGKRSVTVPAGGQLSSDAAALGLDRFDSVTVTLRLARTTGPATFHAQSFATSYRAAGDHLTDTGGGAFGESTESWYYLSGVDVRGERPARRDGVVLFGDSITDGFGSSADGNRRWSDALAERLAAAGAPRPVVNSGIGGNLVLNDSAWFGDKSSTRFARDVTELPNARTVVVLEGVNDIGFSETDKPVYKPAPVVTAKQLINGHRKLIRAARAKGLKVVGATLVPFGGSDHYGERAAAVSDAFNTWVRTSGEYDGYVDFDKALADPKDPERIRPAYDSGDHLHPNDAGYRAMARAVDLKAL; translated from the coding sequence ATGTCTTCGCGCACCCGTCGGTCCGTCGTCGCCGCCACCGCACTCGCCCTCGTCGCGGGCCTCTCCACGGCCGGGGCCAGCGCCTCCACGGACGGCGGCACGCAGTGGAACGCCGCCTGGGCGGCCTCCCCGCAGCGGCCCAGCACCGGCTTCACACCCAACTGGTCGGAGGCCGGGTTCGACCACCACACGCTGCGCCAAGTGGTACGCGTGACCCAGGGCGGCGACAGAGCCCGCATCCGGCTCTCCAACGCCTACGGCGCGTCCCCGCTGCGCGTCGAGGGCGCCACCGTCGCACGCACCCAGGGCACGAAGGGCGCCGCCGTCGAGAAGGGCACGCTGCGCCGCCTCACCTTCGGCGGGAAGCGCTCCGTCACCGTTCCCGCCGGAGGACAGCTCTCCAGCGACGCGGCCGCCCTCGGCCTGGACCGCTTCGACTCCGTCACCGTGACGCTCCGGCTCGCCCGCACCACCGGGCCCGCCACCTTCCACGCCCAGTCCTTCGCGACCAGCTACCGCGCCGCGGGCGACCACCTCACCGACACCGGCGGCGGCGCCTTCGGCGAGTCCACCGAGTCCTGGTACTACCTCTCGGGCGTCGACGTACGCGGCGAGCGGCCCGCGCGGCGCGACGGCGTCGTCCTGTTCGGCGACTCCATCACCGACGGCTTCGGCTCCTCCGCCGACGGCAACCGCCGCTGGTCCGACGCCCTCGCCGAGCGCCTGGCCGCCGCGGGCGCGCCGCGCCCGGTGGTCAACTCCGGCATCGGCGGCAACCTGGTCCTGAACGACTCGGCGTGGTTCGGGGACAAGAGCTCCACCCGGTTCGCGCGGGACGTCACGGAGCTGCCGAACGCCAGGACCGTCGTCGTCCTCGAAGGCGTCAACGACATCGGCTTCAGCGAGACCGACAAGCCGGTGTACAAGCCCGCCCCCGTCGTGACCGCGAAGCAGCTCATCAACGGCCACCGGAAGCTGATCCGCGCCGCGCGCGCCAAGGGCCTGAAGGTCGTCGGCGCGACCCTGGTGCCGTTCGGCGGCTCCGACCACTACGGCGAGCGCGCCGCCGCCGTCAGCGACGCCTTCAACACCTGGGTGCGTACGTCCGGCGAGTACGACGGGTACGTGGACTTCGACAAGGCCCTCGCCGACCCGAAGGACCCCGAGCGCATCCGGCCCGCGTACGACAGCGGCGACCATCTGCACCCGAACGACGCGGGGTACCGGGCCATGGCCCGCGCCGTCGACCTGAAGGCGCTCTAG
- a CDS encoding LysR family transcriptional regulator, whose amino-acid sequence MERQELETFLTLAEELHFGHTAERLLVSQARVSQTVKKLERSIGGTLFERTSRVVRLSPLGRQLYEDLAPLHRLMEEAVARAKDVARGVEGELGVGFLGAGAGALTQPILKLFRERCPRCEVRMRETQFRDPLGPLRSGDVDVLFTCLPVEEPDLTVGPVVIRRPRVLAMPVDHRLAGRASLSWEDLAGETCFGVVNSAPSYWWDFQVPPRTPSGREIRRGQAVATFQELMTLIATGQGVSPVIASVETYYARPDIAFVPVPDLPAAEVAAVWRTGTPSAPARAFAQAVHDTLEANGGPAAF is encoded by the coding sequence ATGGAACGGCAGGAGCTGGAGACGTTTCTGACGCTCGCCGAGGAGCTGCACTTCGGGCACACGGCGGAGCGCCTGCTCGTCTCGCAGGCGCGCGTCAGCCAGACCGTGAAGAAGCTGGAGCGCAGCATCGGCGGCACGCTCTTCGAACGCACCAGCCGCGTGGTGCGGTTGTCGCCGCTCGGACGTCAGCTGTACGAGGACCTGGCGCCGCTGCACCGGCTCATGGAGGAGGCGGTGGCCCGCGCCAAGGACGTGGCGCGCGGTGTGGAGGGCGAGTTGGGCGTCGGGTTCCTCGGCGCGGGGGCCGGGGCGCTGACCCAGCCCATCCTGAAGCTCTTCCGCGAGCGGTGTCCGCGGTGCGAGGTCCGGATGCGGGAGACCCAGTTCCGGGATCCGCTCGGGCCGCTGCGGTCGGGGGACGTCGACGTGCTCTTCACCTGTCTGCCCGTGGAGGAGCCCGACCTGACCGTCGGGCCCGTCGTCATCCGCAGGCCCCGCGTCCTGGCGATGCCCGTGGACCACCGGCTCGCCGGGCGCGCGTCCCTGTCCTGGGAGGACCTGGCGGGCGAGACCTGCTTCGGGGTGGTGAACAGCGCGCCGTCCTACTGGTGGGACTTCCAGGTGCCGCCGCGCACGCCGTCCGGCCGGGAGATCAGGCGGGGGCAGGCGGTGGCCACGTTCCAGGAGCTGATGACGCTCATCGCCACGGGGCAGGGGGTGTCACCGGTCATCGCCTCCGTCGAGACGTACTACGCCCGGCCCGACATCGCCTTCGTGCCCGTGCCGGACCTGCCCGCGGCGGAGGTGGCGGCGGTGTGGCGCACGGGCACCCCCTCCGCCCCGGCCCGGGCCTTCGCCCAGGCCGTCCACGACACCCTTGAGGCCAACGGCGGCCCCGCCGCGTTCTAG
- a CDS encoding DUF7144 family membrane protein has translation MTSPERDTWRAAPSGPADDDSGWATGGTLFAGVLMFVYGILSVLEGIAGIAKDDVYARIGDYVYKFNLTTWGWIHLVLGVLVAVTGWGILKGADWARATGIALAAVAMVAQFLWLPYTPLWALISLAIGAFIIWALCTDGSRDGATAP, from the coding sequence ATGACCTCTCCGGAACGTGACACGTGGCGTGCGGCGCCCTCGGGGCCGGCGGACGACGACAGCGGCTGGGCGACGGGCGGCACGCTCTTCGCCGGCGTCCTCATGTTCGTCTACGGGATCCTCAGCGTCCTCGAGGGGATCGCGGGCATCGCCAAGGACGACGTGTACGCGCGCATCGGCGACTACGTGTACAAGTTCAACCTCACCACCTGGGGCTGGATCCACCTCGTGCTCGGCGTCCTGGTGGCGGTGACGGGCTGGGGCATCCTCAAGGGCGCCGACTGGGCTCGCGCGACCGGCATCGCCCTCGCCGCGGTGGCCATGGTCGCCCAGTTCCTGTGGCTCCCCTACACCCCCCTGTGGGCCCTGATCTCCCTGGCCATCGGCGCGTTCATCATCTGGGCCCTGTGCACCGACGGCTCCCGCGACGGTGCGACCGCGCCCTGA
- a CDS encoding TetR/AcrR family transcriptional regulator, with protein MPRTGKPTAISVWTRPQRPRRDQPALSREQIVSEAIALLDAEGIEALSMRKLGTRLNAGATSLYTHVSNKDEIIELAVDQVYGEIEVPQPVSGSHEDWLAAAKQFAENVRATLLRHPWIASVLGELGMAHLGPNMMGLTEEMLGLFESGGFDLETSEIAGKTIWAYVIGVALTEAAYLTTLARSGRAEQEWHDMIQPAAAEAVQAYPRLRKMYAMGPRGADAISARQGFFEVGIACILDGLQTHAAH; from the coding sequence ATGCCGCGCACCGGGAAGCCGACCGCGATCTCCGTCTGGACCCGGCCGCAGCGACCGCGCCGGGACCAGCCCGCACTCAGCCGCGAGCAGATCGTCAGCGAGGCCATCGCGCTGCTCGACGCCGAGGGCATCGAGGCGCTGAGCATGCGCAAGCTGGGCACGCGCCTGAACGCGGGCGCGACCTCGCTGTACACCCACGTGTCCAACAAGGACGAGATCATCGAGCTGGCCGTGGACCAGGTCTACGGCGAGATCGAGGTGCCGCAGCCCGTCTCCGGCTCCCACGAGGACTGGCTCGCGGCCGCCAAGCAGTTCGCCGAGAACGTCCGCGCGACGCTGCTGCGGCACCCGTGGATCGCCTCCGTCCTCGGCGAGCTGGGCATGGCCCACCTGGGGCCGAACATGATGGGGCTCACGGAGGAGATGCTCGGCCTCTTCGAGTCGGGCGGCTTCGACCTGGAGACCTCCGAGATCGCCGGCAAGACGATCTGGGCGTACGTCATCGGCGTCGCCCTCACCGAGGCCGCGTACCTCACGACGCTCGCGCGCAGCGGACGCGCCGAGCAGGAGTGGCACGACATGATCCAGCCGGCGGCCGCGGAGGCGGTGCAGGCCTATCCGCGGCTGCGGAAGATGTACGCGATGGGCCCGCGCGGAGCCGACGCGATCAGCGCGCGGCAGGGGTTCTTCGAGGTGGGCATCGCCTGCATCCTGGACGGTCTGCAGACCCACGCCGCCCACTGA